One genomic region from Homalodisca vitripennis isolate AUS2020 chromosome 6, UT_GWSS_2.1, whole genome shotgun sequence encodes:
- the LOC124365593 gene encoding probable ATP-dependent RNA helicase DHX35 produces MERQGLFFLNKISESVLGNPVIGDSGKVRRCITAGFFPNAAYLHHSGVYKTLRGDMVLHVHPTSVLYTLEQPQWVLFCEILQTDRTYMRELTVIEPEWLEELAPHFYQKSFENER; encoded by the exons ATGGAGCGCCAAGGGCTCTTT TTTCTTAACAAAATTTCAGAATCAGTACTGGGGAATCCTGTTATAGGAGACAGCGGTAAAGTGCGCCGATGCATCACTGCCGGATTCTTCCCGAACGCAGCGTACCTGCACCACTCCGGAGTGTACAAGACTCTGCGTGGGGATATGGTGCTACATGTGCATCCCACATCTGTGCTCTACACCCTCGAGCAGCCACAATG GGTGCTGTTCTGTGAGATTCTCCAGACTGATCGGACCTACATGAGGGAGTTGACCGTTATCGAGCCAGAGTGGTTGGAAGAGCTTGCCCCTCATTTTTACcaaaaatcatttgaaaatgaGAGATAG